In one window of Cellulophaga sp. HaHa_2_95 DNA:
- a CDS encoding T9SS type A sorting domain-containing protein gives MNFKNFTKRTSVRTSLVLLITTLNLASMAAQSNQPTKLPSQRAESEFFTDNSGSVPAARKKTLTNSSGDDSATLQNLINTLSQQGSGLITIPAGTWQFGEIEMKSNIHLFIHPNAIIKPTLTAGLPNYSIFRIGYTNTKSTNVSIRAISGAFTIDLTGLAPETRITPFNVKEAENFMVAGCKVKDRQTIHATLNCSASQRAGIWRGPKNGLIKNITVQNAHGGYGAIQVRTGENLFFKNINSLSGGATLRIETDDVSASGGRIPQTTAIVNDISGYNIRCKDGNAAVMIQPWGAKNGWFDVEKIEAIGCMAAVRIDKAYVELNAPSIGTFSNKSRITDITKVTYGVKAQVKQGVFPWVPCSLRTNSSILKPNPIPNMETYHQGPSIAPILYRASSATANDPRFYSINIPTENAIRSVTTGFPNNSLIISRENNQVGSCPSSNQANTTVEEEVNVYPNPVSGNTVTISVKLKNTGNLNLRVFDFNGTVVYTNQIGEYNAGAHEFTYSKQALNIKEKGMYIVEISSNSNILKKHKVLVQD, from the coding sequence ATGAATTTTAAAAATTTTACAAAAAGAACCAGCGTACGAACCTCCTTGGTTTTACTTATTACAACACTCAATTTAGCTTCAATGGCTGCGCAAAGTAATCAACCTACTAAATTACCTTCACAAAGAGCTGAGAGCGAATTTTTTACGGACAATTCTGGAAGTGTTCCAGCAGCTCGTAAAAAAACACTGACGAATAGTTCTGGAGATGACTCTGCTACTTTGCAGAATTTAATAAACACCCTTTCTCAACAAGGGAGTGGTCTAATTACCATTCCTGCGGGAACTTGGCAATTTGGAGAAATAGAAATGAAGTCTAACATTCATTTATTCATTCATCCTAATGCTATCATTAAACCAACGCTTACCGCTGGTTTACCTAATTATTCTATTTTTAGAATAGGATACACCAATACAAAATCTACAAATGTTAGTATTAGAGCTATTAGTGGGGCATTTACCATAGATTTAACAGGACTTGCTCCAGAAACTAGAATTACACCTTTTAATGTTAAGGAAGCCGAAAATTTTATGGTAGCAGGCTGTAAAGTAAAAGACAGACAAACCATACATGCTACATTAAATTGTTCTGCTAGCCAACGTGCAGGTATTTGGAGGGGGCCAAAAAATGGTCTTATCAAAAACATTACCGTACAAAATGCTCATGGAGGTTATGGTGCTATACAAGTTAGAACGGGAGAAAATTTGTTCTTTAAAAATATTAACTCACTATCTGGTGGGGCAACGTTACGTATAGAAACCGATGATGTATCTGCCTCTGGAGGAAGAATTCCTCAAACGACAGCTATAGTAAATGACATATCAGGATATAATATTAGATGTAAAGATGGTAATGCTGCGGTTATGATCCAACCTTGGGGAGCAAAAAACGGATGGTTTGATGTAGAGAAAATTGAGGCAATTGGTTGTATGGCTGCTGTACGAATAGATAAAGCTTATGTAGAACTTAATGCGCCTAGTATAGGTACTTTTAGTAACAAATCTCGTATCACAGATATTACTAAAGTTACCTATGGTGTTAAGGCACAAGTAAAACAAGGTGTTTTTCCTTGGGTTCCTTGTTCCCTAAGAACCAATAGTTCTATCTTAAAGCCTAATCCTATTCCTAATATGGAAACCTATCATCAAGGACCTAGTATTGCACCCATCTTATATAGAGCCTCTAGCGCCACAGCAAACGATCCTAGATTTTACAGTATAAACATACCAACTGAAAATGCAATTAGATCGGTAACTACTGGGTTTCCTAATAATTCTTTAATAATATCTAGAGAAAACAATCAAGTGGGGTCATGTCCTAGTTCCAACCAAGCAAATACTACGGTTGAGGAAGAAGTAAATGTATACCCAAATCCTGTTTCAGGAAATACGGTTACCATTAGTGTCAAATTAAAAAATACGGGTAATTTAAATTTACGCGTGTTTGATTTTAATGGTACGGTTGTTTATACAAACCAAATAGGAGAATATAATGCCGGAGCACATGAATTTACATATTCAAAACAAGCCTTAAATATCAAAGAAAAAGGAATGTATATTGTTGAAATAAGTAGCAATAGCAACATCTTGAAAAAGCATAAAGTTTTAGTTCAAGACTAA
- a CDS encoding carbon starvation protein A codes for MITFITAFILLILGYFTYGKFVDKTFKSDANKTTPAHTLQDGVDFVPMNSNKNSFIQILNIAGVGPIFGPILGALYGPSAFLWIVFGSIFAGGVHDYLTGMISIRYGGAHLPAMASRFLGKAFSHVVNLFTLLLLVLVGTVFVTAPAEMINALLGDSDYLKVIILGIFVYYIVATVLPIDKIIGKIYPILGVLLILSAIGICIGMFIYGNPLPELTLENLHPKKIPYYPVIFLTISCGALSGFHATQSPIISRTIDNEKDGRKVFYGMMILEAFIAMIWAAASMSLLDTEELSALLAEGGPAAVVNKIAIILLGTVGGTVAIIGVIVLPITSGDTSFRAARMIIADYLNIDQKVLRNRFAVAIPLFAISFILTNMDFQLLWRYFSWSNQVTAAIALWIGTVYLYENKKQYIIALVPAFFITSVIFSYIFYDPTIGFNMTPTTSNWIGLILTCLLTALFFIVMKKRKTAEAL; via the coding sequence ATGATCACATTTATAACCGCTTTTATTCTATTGATACTAGGCTATTTCACCTATGGTAAATTCGTAGACAAAACTTTTAAATCTGATGCCAACAAAACTACACCAGCACATACCTTGCAAGATGGGGTAGACTTTGTTCCTATGAATAGCAACAAAAACTCTTTTATTCAAATTTTAAATATTGCAGGAGTCGGACCCATATTTGGCCCAATCTTAGGAGCATTGTACGGACCTTCTGCTTTTTTATGGATTGTTTTTGGGTCTATTTTTGCTGGGGGTGTTCATGATTATCTTACAGGAATGATTTCCATACGCTATGGAGGAGCACATTTACCAGCTATGGCATCGCGTTTCTTGGGCAAAGCATTTAGCCATGTGGTAAACTTATTCACGCTATTACTTTTAGTATTAGTAGGGACTGTTTTTGTTACGGCTCCTGCCGAAATGATCAATGCCTTGCTAGGTGATTCTGATTATCTAAAAGTTATTATTTTGGGTATTTTCGTCTACTATATTGTTGCTACGGTATTGCCTATAGATAAAATAATTGGAAAAATATATCCTATTTTGGGCGTGCTATTAATTCTTAGTGCTATTGGGATTTGTATTGGGATGTTTATCTACGGAAATCCACTGCCAGAATTAACGCTGGAAAATTTACACCCTAAAAAAATACCTTATTACCCCGTAATTTTTCTAACCATCTCTTGTGGTGCTTTATCTGGTTTTCATGCCACACAGTCGCCTATAATTTCACGTACGATAGATAATGAAAAGGATGGTAGAAAAGTGTTTTATGGAATGATGATTTTGGAAGCTTTTATTGCTATGATATGGGCAGCGGCTTCTATGAGTTTGTTAGATACAGAAGAACTTAGTGCCTTATTAGCAGAAGGTGGCCCTGCTGCGGTTGTTAATAAAATTGCCATTATATTATTAGGAACCGTTGGGGGTACGGTGGCTATTATTGGGGTAATTGTATTGCCTATTACTTCAGGAGATACTTCTTTTAGAGCCGCCCGAATGATCATTGCAGATTACTTAAACATAGATCAAAAAGTGTTGCGTAATAGGTTTGCTGTAGCCATCCCTTTATTTGCTATTTCTTTTATCCTTACCAATATGGATTTTCAGCTGCTATGGCGCTATTTTTCTTGGTCTAACCAAGTGACTGCCGCTATCGCCTTATGGATAGGAACCGTATATCTATATGAAAATAAAAAACAGTACATCATTGCTTTAGTACCTGCATTTTTTATTACTTCAGTAATATTTTCCTATATATTTTATGATCCCACCATTGGTTTTAATATGACTCCTACTACGTCCAATTGGATAGGGCTGATACTTACTTGCTTACTGACTGCTTTATTTTTTATAGTAATGAAGAAAAGAAAAACAGCAGAAGCCTTATAA
- a CDS encoding DUF4132 domain-containing protein, whose amino-acid sequence MIPFEKAQAYIKKHKKEKLTDADFKKFSRPYEILGLIIADLLKPRQQHETIAIFSDVFDDATTVNPWTTEEGMRLGLVLYGEVQTPYLAAMWSVFDYLPYQTGYNRRAFRAKVNTQHLYNKLNYFRSFSAFSRKGFGALSLVEQFQYSTYYDHKNSYFFGTVLQHKPELVIDVVKDILQAEDEIGGVSRDIIKGLLLTQKEEHWELVSKILLAAQRQEGLRQTILESLDETSHGALKHIIGVILEHDLTRFSSVVRAVDTWFGFGWDAPKKATIKRILELSQQYILNLKDIDTLLKSDDNIEIYVGLWAIALIDVDVANQKALELVYATDTLEKKLLGLYFVSQTQRTNKSIVDYYKKELGKNPALDYWLTVSLPALEIDEELFTRIQKVAEGLPKDGKVYDGKVFSWLSFTVQPNFFFNFIITNATEDQLSLLASNISNLPSEVRESYIRKIFPDHYTYSFGYNYGNTTPKQLALSPDAWQRNLAHQAIRDRNESVMATGIQVFHYMPLYQEDLAIVEDLLGRKNKSLRAGLIKLLIKQPENTFKESTQHLITAKSVDQRLAALEMLTLVAEEEKYPIFVQEQIALFKERPKHSKNESVLLGKFSKTKNGYGYSNGFGAVDYNNLSPLYTPQRKFDDKKSFFNKLGITTANFKFRDFIDEPKIVTAVNNLIALVHEHRNHEYQFEAYDGETSTTLIANSIQEIKRIKEEVGPEVHLQNIPLAAVWIKWYEESNLNDFELYSAIRYINRINAPYGNYETLKEYTKQYVPDLTQIKLAIPERSYYNTNSRYTKILKRLFNAYADRAAVLSFKLDLWEDTIANFPEDLKTSKFSYGNRYGHDNYHWIDVIDGLVCVINEEELKRFADEAQLKRFWDIKMFLVAQYIGYPKPITSIIAATEKRNTSRGLVLPFTTISLLLFQKNLITEDDLLFQALNSAELMAMLDGAQNYRIRNGNLDVSLIPKGIFKELKTNILSVELERGDLATEASEYISSLSKVEGVAYVFKILQRMGKDTFERGYSYYGDTKKSKFSAILKKSVLKETESYADFAALADEANIPKKRLVELACYATQWAGFVGEYLGLDKLEDAVWWFQAHASDYMSSEKETIISRYSNIPKSDFSIGAIDIDWFNKVYQSIGKANWKILHDAAKYITDGNGHRQVKLYSSVMLGEVKITETLKKITEKRDKDYVRALGLIPLSKTIPEKDLLKRYNLLQQFLKESKQFGAQRQESEKNAIEIALDNLSRNAGFQDRVRFSWAMESKATIAIMENAVLTFDDAVIELVITDQGKTDIIVTKGNKKQKSIPAKYKKDKQVLALKEGKSYLSKQYSRTRLSLENAMVNEDKFTAAEIHKIMQHPIVKVMLSKLVLFSPEKEISGFYAIGILTDTEGKKHSLQEADVLVIAHPSHLYKAVQWDLYQKYLFAERLVQPFKQVFRELYLVTSDELELGAKSERYQGHQIQPQKTVALLRGRGWTVSHEDGLQKVYHKLGLMATMYAMADWFSPADTEAPTLEHIVFYSLENYKPIPLKDVPTVVFSEIMRDIDLVVSVAHVGGVDPEASHSTLQMRAALATESAQLFKLKNITVKERHILVAGTLGEYSIHLGSGQVSKNGLSLAILPVHSQHRGRMFLPFVDDDPKSAEIISKMKLLSEDNKIQDPTILAQINS is encoded by the coding sequence ATGATTCCATTTGAAAAAGCACAAGCGTACATTAAGAAACACAAAAAAGAGAAATTAACAGATGCCGATTTTAAAAAGTTTTCTCGCCCTTATGAAATATTAGGACTGATTATTGCCGACTTACTCAAACCTAGGCAGCAGCATGAAACCATAGCCATCTTCTCTGATGTTTTTGATGATGCTACAACTGTAAACCCGTGGACAACCGAGGAAGGGATGCGTTTAGGCTTGGTATTATACGGAGAAGTACAAACCCCCTATTTAGCAGCTATGTGGAGTGTGTTTGATTATCTTCCTTATCAAACGGGCTATAACAGAAGGGCGTTTAGAGCCAAAGTAAATACCCAGCACCTGTATAACAAGTTAAATTATTTCAGAAGCTTTTCAGCCTTTAGCCGTAAAGGTTTTGGAGCATTATCGCTAGTAGAGCAGTTTCAATACAGCACCTATTATGATCATAAGAACAGTTACTTTTTTGGTACCGTATTACAACATAAACCAGAATTAGTCATAGATGTGGTTAAAGATATTTTACAAGCCGAAGATGAAATTGGCGGGGTAAGCAGGGATATCATCAAAGGTCTATTGCTCACCCAAAAAGAAGAGCATTGGGAATTGGTTTCTAAAATACTATTGGCTGCACAGCGCCAAGAAGGCCTAAGACAAACCATCTTAGAATCTTTAGACGAAACGAGTCACGGTGCCTTAAAACATATCATCGGGGTTATTTTGGAGCATGATTTAACACGTTTTAGTAGTGTGGTAAGAGCTGTAGATACCTGGTTTGGTTTTGGTTGGGATGCCCCTAAAAAGGCCACCATAAAAAGAATTCTAGAACTGAGTCAGCAGTATATTTTAAACTTAAAAGACATTGATACCCTTTTAAAAAGCGATGACAATATAGAAATCTATGTGGGCCTATGGGCAATAGCCTTAATAGATGTAGATGTGGCCAATCAAAAGGCATTAGAATTAGTCTATGCTACAGATACGTTAGAGAAAAAATTACTAGGCCTTTACTTTGTGAGTCAGACGCAACGTACCAATAAATCTATTGTAGATTATTACAAAAAAGAGCTAGGAAAAAACCCTGCTTTAGATTATTGGCTTACCGTAAGTTTACCAGCATTAGAAATAGACGAAGAACTGTTTACCCGCATACAAAAGGTAGCAGAAGGGCTACCTAAAGATGGCAAAGTGTATGATGGCAAAGTGTTCTCTTGGCTGAGCTTTACGGTACAACCTAATTTCTTCTTTAATTTTATAATAACAAATGCCACAGAAGACCAACTATCCTTACTTGCGTCAAACATAAGCAACTTACCATCAGAGGTACGTGAAAGCTACATCAGAAAAATATTCCCTGATCATTACACCTATTCATTTGGATATAATTATGGGAACACAACACCCAAACAATTGGCCTTATCTCCAGATGCTTGGCAACGAAATTTAGCACACCAAGCCATTAGAGACAGGAATGAATCGGTTATGGCTACCGGTATACAGGTATTTCATTACATGCCCCTATACCAAGAAGATTTAGCCATTGTTGAAGACCTTTTAGGTCGGAAAAACAAAAGCCTACGGGCAGGTTTAATCAAATTACTGATCAAACAACCCGAAAATACTTTTAAAGAAAGTACACAACATTTAATTACTGCTAAGAGCGTAGACCAGCGTTTGGCAGCGCTAGAAATGCTAACCCTTGTAGCCGAGGAAGAAAAATATCCAATCTTTGTACAAGAACAGATAGCCTTATTCAAAGAGCGTCCAAAACATAGTAAAAATGAAAGTGTTCTTTTAGGGAAGTTCTCTAAGACAAAAAATGGATACGGGTATAGCAATGGTTTTGGCGCTGTAGATTATAACAATCTCTCTCCACTATATACGCCACAACGTAAGTTTGATGATAAAAAAAGCTTTTTTAATAAGTTAGGGATTACTACGGCTAATTTTAAGTTTAGAGATTTTATAGATGAGCCTAAAATAGTTACAGCCGTTAATAATTTAATAGCCTTAGTACATGAGCATAGAAATCATGAATATCAATTTGAAGCGTATGACGGCGAAACAAGTACCACATTAATCGCTAATAGTATTCAAGAAATTAAAAGAATTAAAGAAGAGGTTGGCCCTGAAGTGCATTTACAAAACATTCCTTTAGCAGCAGTTTGGATAAAGTGGTATGAAGAAAGTAATCTTAATGATTTTGAGTTGTATTCTGCCATTCGATATATCAATAGAATTAATGCGCCCTATGGTAATTATGAAACTTTAAAAGAATACACCAAACAATATGTACCGGATTTAACGCAAATAAAATTAGCGATTCCTGAACGGAGCTATTACAATACAAATTCTAGGTACACAAAAATATTGAAACGCTTATTTAACGCCTATGCAGATAGGGCCGCTGTACTTAGTTTTAAACTAGACCTATGGGAAGATACTATTGCCAATTTCCCTGAAGACTTAAAAACAAGCAAGTTCTCCTATGGCAATAGGTACGGACACGACAACTACCATTGGATTGATGTTATTGACGGATTGGTATGTGTTATAAATGAAGAAGAGTTAAAAAGGTTTGCCGATGAAGCGCAGTTAAAACGGTTCTGGGATATAAAAATGTTTTTGGTAGCGCAATACATTGGATATCCAAAACCCATTACAAGCATAATTGCGGCAACAGAAAAAAGAAATACCAGTAGAGGTCTTGTATTACCATTTACAACAATCTCTTTACTACTCTTTCAAAAGAATTTAATTACAGAAGACGATTTACTTTTTCAAGCACTAAACTCCGCTGAACTAATGGCTATGCTAGATGGTGCTCAGAATTACAGAATCCGGAATGGTAATTTAGATGTAAGCTTAATTCCTAAAGGCATTTTTAAGGAATTAAAAACAAATATACTTTCGGTAGAATTAGAACGTGGAGATCTAGCTACAGAAGCATCAGAATACATCTCTAGCCTTAGCAAAGTAGAAGGTGTAGCCTATGTATTTAAAATACTACAGCGTATGGGCAAAGATACTTTTGAGCGTGGCTATAGTTATTATGGCGATACTAAAAAATCTAAGTTCAGTGCTATACTAAAAAAGAGTGTCCTTAAAGAAACGGAAAGCTATGCAGATTTTGCTGCGCTTGCAGACGAAGCTAACATTCCTAAAAAGCGTTTGGTAGAACTTGCCTGTTATGCTACGCAATGGGCCGGCTTTGTGGGCGAATATTTAGGCTTAGATAAATTAGAAGACGCTGTTTGGTGGTTCCAAGCACACGCATCAGATTATATGAGTAGCGAAAAAGAAACCATTATTTCTCGATACTCAAACATTCCGAAATCGGACTTCTCTATTGGTGCCATAGATATAGATTGGTTCAATAAAGTGTACCAAAGCATAGGAAAAGCCAATTGGAAAATTCTACACGATGCTGCAAAATATATTACCGATGGTAATGGCCATAGACAAGTAAAGCTTTATTCTAGTGTAATGTTGGGCGAAGTAAAAATCACGGAAACCTTAAAGAAAATTACAGAAAAAAGAGATAAAGATTATGTGCGTGCTTTGGGCTTAATCCCCTTGAGTAAAACCATCCCAGAAAAAGATTTATTAAAACGCTACAACCTATTGCAGCAGTTTTTAAAAGAGAGCAAACAGTTTGGAGCGCAGCGTCAAGAAAGTGAAAAAAATGCGATAGAAATTGCCTTAGATAACCTGTCTAGAAATGCAGGTTTCCAAGATCGCGTACGCTTTAGCTGGGCTATGGAAAGCAAAGCAACCATAGCTATCATGGAAAATGCAGTACTCACCTTTGATGATGCCGTTATAGAATTGGTCATCACTGACCAAGGAAAAACAGACATTATAGTCACCAAAGGCAATAAAAAACAAAAGTCTATTCCTGCTAAGTATAAAAAAGACAAGCAAGTATTGGCTTTAAAAGAAGGCAAATCTTATTTGTCTAAACAATATAGCAGAACCCGTTTGTCCCTAGAAAATGCTATGGTAAACGAAGATAAGTTTACCGCAGCAGAGATTCATAAAATAATGCAGCATCCTATTGTAAAGGTTATGCTGAGTAAATTGGTACTGTTTTCTCCTGAAAAAGAAATTTCTGGTTTTTATGCTATCGGTATATTAACCGATACTGAAGGCAAAAAACATAGTTTACAAGAAGCTGATGTTTTGGTCATCGCCCATCCATCGCATTTATACAAAGCCGTACAATGGGATCTGTACCAGAAGTACCTCTTTGCAGAGCGTTTAGTACAACCTTTTAAGCAAGTATTTAGAGAATTGTACTTGGTGACTAGTGATGAGCTAGAGCTTGGTGCAAAATCAGAGCGTTACCAAGGGCATCAAATTCAGCCACAAAAAACGGTCGCTTTATTGCGCGGTCGTGGTTGGACGGTGAGCCACGAAGATGGTTTACAAAAAGTATATCATAAACTAGGGCTTATGGCCACAATGTATGCTATGGCAGATTGGTTCTCCCCTGCAGATACAGAGGCCCCAACCTTAGAGCATATTGTTTTCTACTCCCTAGAAAATTACAAACCTATTCCACTCAAAGATGTGCCTACGGTCGTTTTTAGTGAAATTATGAGAGATATAGATCTAGTGGTAAGTGTTGCGCATGTGGGTGGCGTAGACCCAGAAGCTAGCCATAGTACACTACAGATGCGTGCTGCTTTAGCCACCGAATCGGCACAGCTATTTAAACTGAAAAACATTACGGTTAAAGAGCGTCATATCTTAGTAGCAGGTACTTTGGGCGAGTATAGTATTCATTTAGGAAGCGGCCAAGTGAGTAAAAATGGCTTATCATTAGCCATCCTTCCGGTGCACAGTCAGCATAGAGGACGTATGTTTTTACCCTTTGTAGATGACGATCCAAAATCGGCAGAGATTATTTCAAAAATGAAGCTCTTATCCGAAGATAATAAAATCCAAGATCCAACCATATTGGCACAAATAAATAGTTAA
- a CDS encoding SIMPL domain-containing protein yields the protein MKQYTSALIFAIAIVVASIFLGKAYTDRAKVAGEIQVTGLGKTDFSSDLIVWEGSFNAEDEDLKQAYLNLEKNKATINDYLIKMGIKTEELVYSAVKTNQKTKQLYNTNGEYAGEEFVGYTLTQSVQIESKDVDKIEKVSREITELLNQGVQFYSESPRYYYTKLADLKIEMISKATEDARLRAENIAEFSGGNLSHLESAKMGIFQITGQNSGEDYSWGGTFNTSSREKTASITMKLVYKVD from the coding sequence ATGAAACAATACACAAGTGCCCTTATTTTTGCGATAGCCATCGTAGTAGCTTCAATCTTTCTAGGAAAAGCATATACGGACAGAGCTAAAGTAGCTGGCGAAATTCAAGTTACCGGATTAGGGAAAACAGATTTCTCTTCAGACCTTATTGTTTGGGAAGGTAGTTTTAATGCTGAAGATGAAGATCTTAAACAAGCGTATTTAAACTTAGAAAAAAATAAAGCGACGATAAATGACTATTTAATTAAAATGGGAATCAAAACCGAAGAACTCGTCTATAGCGCCGTAAAAACAAATCAAAAAACCAAACAATTGTACAATACCAATGGAGAGTATGCTGGTGAAGAATTTGTAGGCTATACCCTTACGCAATCCGTACAAATAGAATCTAAAGACGTCGATAAAATTGAAAAAGTATCTAGAGAAATTACAGAATTGCTGAATCAAGGTGTGCAGTTCTACTCAGAATCTCCTAGATACTACTATACCAAACTGGCCGATTTAAAGATTGAAATGATTTCTAAAGCTACAGAAGACGCGAGATTACGCGCAGAAAATATAGCCGAATTTTCAGGTGGGAATTTAAGCCACCTAGAATCGGCTAAAATGGGAATCTTTCAAATTACAGGTCAAAATTCTGGTGAAGATTATTCTTGGGGCGGAACTTTTAATACTAGCTCTAGAGAAAAAACAGCCTCTATTACCATGAAGTTGGTATACAAAGTAGACTAA